A stretch of the Aegilops tauschii subsp. strangulata cultivar AL8/78 chromosome 4, Aet v6.0, whole genome shotgun sequence genome encodes the following:
- the LOC109776011 gene encoding NAC domain-containing protein 22, whose translation MAMAVAASTMEVDQDLPGFRFHPTEEELLGFYLSRVALGKKLHFDIIGTLNIYRHDPWDLPGMAKIGEREWYFFVPRDRKAGSGGRPNRTTERGFWKATGSDRAIRSTGDPKRVIGLKKTLVFYQGRAPRGTKTDWVMNEYRLPDTGAAPPSEDTVLCKVYRKATPLKELEQRAFEMEEMKQRPGGNGGAARACPVPAAGDFYLSSSDDVQDNFLIPSSSSSSVALSGNSSSCDAPRVAKKEADIATVAVASTSSLPHAANAPFRLQLPAVNPPCGLQLPAANHEMPNMCSLQLPAASQGVLDLPLQLPAATNHGVFDWLQDPFLTQLRSPWQDQHCLSPYAHLLYY comes from the exons ATGGCAATGGCAGTGGCTGCGTCGACCATGGAGGTCGATCAGGACCTCCCAGGCTTCCGCTTCCACCCCACGGAGGAGGAGCTCCTGGGATTCTACCTCTCCCGCGTCGCCCTCGGCAAGAAGCTCCACTTCGACATCATCGGCACCCTCAACATTTACCGCCACGATCCCTGGGATCTGCCTG GGATGGCAAAGATCGGTGAGAGGGAGTGGTACTTCTTCGTGCCGCGTGACCGGAAGGCCGGGAGCGGCGGGCGGCCGAACCGGACGACGGAGCGGGGGTTCTGGAAGGCCACGGGCTCCGACAGGGCCATCCGTAGCACCGGTGACCCCAAGCGGGTCATCGGGCTCAAGAAGACGCTCGTCTTCTACCAGGGGCGCGCGCCGCGGGGCACCAAGACGGACTGGGTCATGAACGAGTACCGCCTCCCCGACACCGGCGCGGCGCCGCCCAGTGAGGACACGGTGCTGTGCAAGGTGTACCGGAAGGCCACGCCGCTCAAGGAGCTCGAGCAGAGAGCCTTTGAGATGGAGGAGATGAAGCAGAGGCCCGGCGGCAACGGTGGCGCGGCCAGAGCGTGCCCGGTCCCGGCAGCCGGTGACTTCTACCTGTCGTCATCCGACGACGTCCAGGACAACTTCctgatcccctcctcctcctcctcgtcggtgGCGCTGTCTGGCAACAGCAGCAGCTGCGACGCTCCCAGGGTAGCCAAGAAGGAAGCAGACATCGCCACGGTGGCCGTGGCGTCGACGTCGTCTCTTCCGCACGCGGCGAACGCGCCCTTCCGTCTGCAGCTCCCGGCCGTGAACCCACCCTGCGGCCTCCAGCTCCCGGCGGCGAACCATGAGATGCCGAACATGTGCAGTCTGCAGCTACCGGCGGCGAGCCAGGGTGTGCTGGACCTGCCCCTGCAGCTCCCGGCGGCGACCAACCATGGAGTGTTCGACTGGCTCCAGGACCCGTTCCTGACGCAGCTGCGCAGCCCGTGGCAGGACCAGCATTGCCTGTCCCCCTACGCCCATCTGCTCTACTATTGA